A genomic region of Thunnus maccoyii chromosome 13, fThuMac1.1, whole genome shotgun sequence contains the following coding sequences:
- the rabgef1 gene encoding rab5 GDP/GTP exchange factor, with the protein MSQRTERRGIHVDQSDLLCKKGCGYYGNSAWQGLCSKCWREEYQRVRQKQIQDDWALAEKLQREEEAAYASSHGAQAQSHSQSTAPQPNQGHASLGPFSKFEEKKTNEKTRKVTTVKKFFSPSSRTASKKETQEGKTPSPSISRHASFDTEQVSKDFVDFLKNLQKPGREIHKQCRAFIVNMSSKKDLSADELSECVQDFYQNMADRLMSHFKGSSESVEQVMDQVEKYIMTRLYKSVFCPETTDDEKKDLATQNRIRALHWVTIQMLCVSMDEEIPEVSENVVKAITDIIEMDSKRVPRDKLACITRCSKHIFSAIRITKNEPASADDFLPALIYIVLKANPPRLQSNIQYITRFCNPSRLMTGEDGYYFTNLCCAAAFIEKLDAQSLNLSPEEFERYMSGQASPRFSSSEGEWPHDGPAPGATPTNPVLAQLNHNLELLSDLSSRQESLMEAAQSLQADLISWPKSVEREVQDVLEKYPLEIASRTVSAIDANNLDNDHLPPPLTPQVFAG; encoded by the exons ATGAGTCAGCGGACGGAGCGACGTGGGATACATGTGGACCAGTCAGACCTGCTGTGCAAAAAGGGATGCGGTTACTATGGTAACTCAGCATGGCAGGGCCTGTGCTCCAAGTGCTGGAGGGAGGAGTACCAGCGGGTACGCCAGAAACAGATCCAGGACGACTGGGCCTTGGCTGAGAA GTTACAGCGAGAGGAGGAGGCAGCGTATGCCAGTAGTCACGGAGCTCAGGCCCAGTCTCACTCCCAGTCCACAGCACCACAACCGAACCAAGGGCATGCTTCTCTAGGACCCTTCTCCAAGTTCGAGGAGAAGAAAACCAATGAAAAGACACGGAAAGTGACCACCGTTAAAAAGTTCTTCAGCCCTTCGTCACGTACAGCTTCCAAGAAAG AAACCCAAGAGGGCAAAACACCCAGTCCGTCCATTAGCCGCCACGCCAGTTTCGATACAGAACAAGTGTCCAAGGACTTTGTGGACTTCTTGAAGAACCTCCAGAAGCCCGGCCGGGAGATCCATAAGCAGTGCCGAGCTTTTATTGTGAACATGTCCAGCAAGAAG GACCTCAGTGCTGACGAACTGTCGGAGTGCGTGCAGGATTTCTATCAGAACATGGCTGACCGCTTGATGAGTCACTTTAAAG GATCTTCGGAGTCTGTGGAGCAGGTGATGGACCAAGTGGAAAAGTACATCATGACTCGTCTGTATAAGAGTGTATTCTGTCCAGAAACCACTGATGATGAGAAGAAGGATTTGGCCACACAGAACAGGATCAG GGCTTTACACTGGGTGACCATCCAGATGCTGTGTGTGTCCATGGATGAAGAAATCCCTGAAGTCTCTGAGAATGTTGTCAAAGCAATAACAG ATATCATTGAGATGGACTCGAAGCGGGTTCCTCGGGACAAACTAGCGTGCATCACACGCTGCAGTAAACACATCTTCAGTGCCATCAGGATCACCAAGAACGAGCCGGCCTCAGCTGACGACTTCCTCCCTGCACTCATTTACATCGTGCTCAAGGCTAACCCTCCACGGCTTCAGTCCAACATCCAGTATATCACCCGCTTCTGTAACCCCAGCAGGCTGATGACTGGAGAGGATGGATACTACTTCACCAACctg tgCTGTGCAGCGGCCTTCATCGAGAAGTTGGATGCTCAGTCTCTCAACCTTTCCCCGGAGGAATTTGAGCGCTACATGTCAGGCCAAGCGTCGCCACGATTCAGCAGCTCAGAGGGTGAGTGGCCCCACGATGGCCCGGCACCTGGCGCAACTCCCACCAACCCTGTCCTGGCTCAGCTCAATCACAACCTGGAGCTGCTGTCGGACCTCAGCAGCCGGCAGGAGTCGCTGATGGAGGCTGCGCAGAGCCTGCAGGCCGACCTCATCTCCTGGCCCAAGAGTGTAGAGCGGGAGGTGCAGGACGTCCTGGAGAAATACCCTCTGGAGATTGCATCACGCACAGTTTCTGCCATCGATGCCAACAACCTGGACAACGACCACCTGCCACCACCCCTCACACCCCAGGTGTTTGCTGGGTAG